In Apus apus isolate bApuApu2 chromosome 5, bApuApu2.pri.cur, whole genome shotgun sequence, the following are encoded in one genomic region:
- the PTH gene encoding parathyroid hormone, giving the protein MTSIKNLARIAIILYAICFFTNSDGRPMMKRSVSEMQLMHNLGEHRHTVERQDWLQMKLQDVHSALEDARTQRPRNKDDIVLGEIRSRRLLPEHLRAAVQKKSMDLDNTYMDVLFKTKP; this is encoded by the exons ATGACTTCTATAAAAAATCTGGCCAGGATTGCCATCATTTTATATGCCATATGCTTTTTTACAAACTCTGATGGAAGACCAATGAT GAAAAGATCAGTGAGTGAGATGCAATTAATGCATAACCTTGGAGAGCATCGACACACTGTGGAGAGACAGGACTGGCTTCAGATGAAACTGCAGGATGTGCACAGTGCCCTGGAGGATGCCAGGACCCAGAGGCCTCGCAACAAGGATGACATTGTCCTGGGTGAGATAAGAAGTCGGAGGCTGCTCCCCGAGCATTTGCGGGCAGCAGTCCAGAAGAAATCCATGGATCTGGACAACACTTACATGGATGTACTCTTTAAGACAAAGCCATAA